Proteins from a genomic interval of Deltaproteobacteria bacterium:
- a CDS encoding ABC transporter ATP-binding protein/permease, protein MKATALIKPYFVENRLIILLGFACLILVDFLQLIVPRVIKRAIDNLTAFNATARDLAVYAGCLLAIGLLIGGFRYLWRRFLLGTSRRVEEGLRNRLFTHVQALSASYFDKTSTGDLMAHATNDIQQVRMATGMGLVAINDAIVLGAAAIGFMAWIDLKLTAFVLIPMPMIVLGTRYFSKRMHERYRNVQGSFSDLTESVRERFAGIRIIKAYNNEETEALKVERISKQYVDENLKLVRVTGSFFPMMLLFSNLSLAIVLYLGGRQTIMQEITPGDFVAFISYLGLLTWPMMAMGWVTNLIQRGRASLERINTILKTVPQIADRPDAVAPGRLNTGLFFDRVSFAYTAEGPPALSDICISIEPGETLGLVGPPGGGKTTLINLVPRFYDATRGRIALNGRDIRVLRLADLRDRIALVPQEPFMFAGTIADNITLGDPSISDSDLSEVLNLAALDESVSSFPKGLQTIVGEKGVILSGGQKQRIALARALVSNRPLLLMDDPISQVDAETGQRIIQTLQTLKGPQITILASHRLSAVRHADHIVVLTNGKITEYGSHDELMARNRYYAQTYRLQEITHAP, encoded by the coding sequence CAAACGCGCCATCGACAATTTGACCGCCTTCAACGCCACCGCACGCGACCTCGCGGTGTACGCCGGCTGCCTCCTTGCCATCGGTCTCCTGATCGGCGGTTTCCGCTACCTGTGGCGCCGTTTCCTTCTTGGAACCTCCCGTCGTGTCGAAGAGGGGCTGCGCAACAGGCTTTTCACCCATGTCCAGGCGCTCTCTGCATCCTATTTCGACAAAACATCCACCGGCGATCTCATGGCCCACGCAACCAACGACATTCAGCAGGTCAGGATGGCCACCGGTATGGGGCTTGTGGCGATTAACGACGCCATTGTTCTCGGGGCCGCGGCCATCGGCTTCATGGCCTGGATCGATCTGAAGCTGACGGCCTTCGTGCTAATTCCCATGCCCATGATCGTCCTGGGAACCCGCTATTTCAGCAAGCGGATGCATGAACGCTATCGCAACGTGCAGGGCTCCTTTTCAGACCTTACCGAAAGCGTCAGGGAACGCTTCGCCGGTATTCGAATCATCAAGGCCTACAACAACGAAGAAACGGAAGCGCTCAAAGTGGAGAGGATTTCAAAGCAGTATGTGGACGAAAATCTCAAACTGGTCAGGGTCACCGGTTCCTTTTTTCCCATGATGCTGCTCTTTTCCAACCTGAGCCTTGCCATCGTGTTGTATCTCGGCGGCCGTCAGACCATCATGCAGGAAATCACGCCCGGGGACTTCGTGGCTTTCATAAGCTATCTGGGGCTGCTGACCTGGCCCATGATGGCCATGGGATGGGTAACCAACCTCATCCAAAGGGGGAGAGCCTCTTTGGAGCGTATCAACACCATTCTGAAAACCGTGCCGCAGATTGCCGACAGGCCCGACGCAGTGGCCCCGGGAAGGCTGAACACCGGACTGTTCTTCGACAGGGTTTCCTTTGCCTACACCGCGGAGGGCCCGCCCGCGCTGTCCGACATTTGTATTTCCATCGAACCCGGGGAGACTCTGGGCCTGGTTGGACCGCCGGGAGGCGGCAAAACCACGCTGATCAACCTGGTCCCCCGCTTTTATGATGCAACCCGGGGACGTATCGCTCTAAACGGCCGGGATATCCGCGTGTTGCGCCTGGCCGATCTCAGAGATCGAATTGCCCTCGTCCCCCAGGAACCGTTCATGTTCGCGGGAACCATCGCGGACAACATCACCCTGGGCGACCCTTCCATCAGCGACAGCGACCTTTCGGAGGTCCTGAACCTGGCGGCCCTGGATGAAAGCGTGTCCTCGTTCCCCAAAGGCTTGCAAACCATCGTCGGAGAAAAAGGGGTCATCCTGTCCGGCGGCCAGAAACAACGCATTGCCCTGGCACGCGCCCTGGTCAGCAACCGTCCCCTGCTCCTCATGGATGATCCTATCAGTCAGGTGGATGCCGAAACCGGACAACGGATCATTCAAACCCTGCAGACCCTGAAAGGCCCGCAGATAACGATTCTGGCGTCCCATCGGCTGTCGGCCGTTCGCCACGCCGACCATATCGTCGTTCTGACAAATGGAAAAATAACGGAGTACGGCAGCCATGATGAACTCATGGCCCGCAACCGCTATTACGCGCAGACATACCGTCTGCAGGAGATCACCCATGCGCCATGA